In Deltaproteobacteria bacterium, a single genomic region encodes these proteins:
- a CDS encoding ferrous iron transport protein A produces the protein MNESQGQAMSASPAFPLALASAGERVRIASLLGGRGLQVRFMSMGLALGDEVEVIQSRPNGAVVIGKDGVRYGLGGGMAQKILVKICGET, from the coding sequence ATGAACGAAAGTCAAGGGCAGGCCATGAGCGCATCCCCTGCCTTTCCGCTCGCCCTTGCATCAGCAGGCGAACGGGTCAGGATCGCCTCTCTCTTAGGTGGCCGAGGCCTTCAGGTGAGGTTCATGAGTATGGGGCTTGCCCTTGGAGACGAGGTCGAGGTCATCCAGTCTCGACCCAACGGGGCCGTGGTGATCGGCAAGGATGGTGTTCGCTACGGACTTGGCGGCGGAATGGCCCAGAAGATCCTTGTAAAGATATGTGGTGAGACATAA
- a CDS encoding ferrous iron transport protein A has product MEKKRLGDLSVGDRAVVVGFEKGPHSYRKKLLAMGLTRGAEFQVTRVAPLGDPVEINLRGFSLSLRKDEAAAVYVEGGSRA; this is encoded by the coding sequence ATGGAAAAAAAGAGATTGGGTGATCTTTCAGTGGGTGACAGGGCTGTTGTCGTGGGGTTCGAAAAAGGGCCCCACAGCTACCGGAAAAAACTCCTCGCCATGGGCCTGACCCGTGGGGCGGAATTTCAGGTGACGAGGGTGGCCCCCCTTGGTGACCCTGTGGAGATAAACCTGCGGGGATTTTCCTTGAGCCTTCGAAAGGACGAGGCCGCAGCGGTGTACGTGGAGGGAGGTTCGAGGGCATGA
- the feoB gene encoding Fe(2+) transporter permease subunit FeoB, translating to MSAYIVGIAGNPNCGKTTLFNALTGAKQRVGNWPGVTVERKTGSYTHGGKSIELVDLPGIYSLSAASLDETVARDYILSGEPDLIVNIVDASNIERNLYLTSQLLEMKVPMVIALNMMDVAKEKGISIDIEGLSQRLGCPVVPIVASTGEGVGALKDIINEAAHKKGVSAVKVVYPAEIEEAVSGLAPVVKEALGTKDIDPEWLSIKLLEGDSDAAKKAGPRAAEKALRKRELILEKLGDEPDVVIAESRYGFIQGLTKDTVQKRSQLKSTISDRIDHIVLNRALGIPIFLAAMYLMFLWTINLGGAFIDFFDILFGTIFVDGFGAILNAVGSPEWLTTLLAGGIGGGIQTIATFIPPIGFMFIALSFLEDSGYMARAAFVMDRFMRFIGLPGKSFIPMLVGFGCNVPAIMATRTLENQRDRILTIMMNPFMSCGARLPVYALFAAAFFPTGGQNMVFSLYLIGIGFAVLTGLLLKNTLLKGEITPFVMELPPYHMPTVKGVLLSAWERLKSFMFRAGRVLMPVFVILSLLNSMGTDGTFGNEDTDKSVLSNIGKAISPVLAPMGLTEENWPATVGIFTGIFAKEAVVGTLDSIYTQIGMAEKSEESAEEEEAFDFWGGIKEAFASIPANLADLGGALLDPLGISVGDVSSVETAAEEQGVSTGTFGAMVRLFDGRIGALAYLLFILLYFPCVAAIAAVYRETNLGWTVFAGAWTTILAYVAATGFYQVATFARHPVGSLAWLAGEALFFVAVIVFLRQIGRKETRLGLAVEPCLERS from the coding sequence ATGAGTGCTTACATCGTCGGAATTGCTGGCAACCCGAATTGTGGAAAAACCACCCTGTTCAACGCGCTGACAGGCGCAAAGCAGAGGGTGGGGAACTGGCCAGGTGTGACCGTGGAGCGCAAGACCGGCTCCTATACGCATGGAGGCAAGAGTATCGAACTCGTGGATCTGCCTGGGATCTACAGCCTATCTGCCGCATCTCTGGATGAGACGGTGGCGCGGGACTACATCCTCTCCGGGGAGCCGGACCTGATCGTCAACATTGTCGATGCATCGAACATAGAGCGGAATCTCTATCTCACGAGCCAGCTCCTCGAGATGAAGGTGCCCATGGTCATCGCCCTCAACATGATGGATGTGGCAAAGGAGAAGGGGATCTCCATCGACATCGAGGGCCTTTCCCAAAGGCTCGGGTGCCCTGTTGTCCCTATCGTGGCCTCTACTGGAGAAGGGGTGGGCGCCCTGAAGGACATCATCAACGAGGCCGCCCATAAAAAGGGCGTTTCCGCGGTCAAGGTGGTCTATCCCGCCGAGATCGAGGAGGCGGTCTCCGGACTCGCGCCTGTCGTAAAGGAGGCATTAGGGACAAAGGACATCGACCCGGAGTGGCTCTCAATAAAGCTCCTTGAGGGTGACTCCGATGCTGCAAAAAAGGCTGGCCCCAGGGCAGCGGAAAAGGCATTGAGGAAAAGGGAGTTGATCCTGGAGAAACTCGGGGACGAACCCGATGTGGTCATTGCAGAGAGCCGATATGGCTTCATCCAGGGGCTGACCAAGGACACCGTCCAAAAACGCTCGCAGCTCAAGAGTACGATCTCGGACAGGATCGACCACATCGTCCTGAACCGTGCCCTCGGCATCCCCATCTTTCTTGCGGCCATGTATCTCATGTTCCTCTGGACCATCAACCTCGGGGGGGCATTCATCGACTTTTTTGACATCCTCTTCGGCACGATCTTTGTGGACGGATTCGGCGCCATCTTGAATGCCGTTGGTTCGCCGGAGTGGCTGACCACCCTCCTTGCCGGCGGTATCGGCGGCGGTATACAGACCATAGCGACCTTTATCCCGCCCATCGGCTTTATGTTCATCGCCCTTTCATTCCTTGAGGACTCGGGCTACATGGCCCGTGCGGCCTTTGTCATGGACCGGTTCATGCGCTTCATCGGCCTTCCGGGAAAATCCTTCATCCCCATGCTCGTGGGCTTTGGCTGCAACGTCCCGGCCATTATGGCGACGCGCACCCTCGAGAACCAGCGGGACCGGATACTGACCATCATGATGAACCCATTCATGTCCTGCGGGGCGCGTCTTCCGGTCTATGCCCTCTTTGCAGCGGCCTTTTTCCCGACCGGCGGCCAGAACATGGTCTTTTCCCTCTATCTCATCGGGATAGGATTTGCTGTGCTGACAGGGCTTTTGCTCAAGAATACCCTGCTCAAGGGGGAGATCACACCGTTCGTCATGGAGCTTCCCCCATATCACATGCCTACTGTCAAAGGGGTGCTCCTGAGCGCATGGGAGCGGCTCAAGAGCTTCATGTTCCGTGCGGGCCGCGTGCTCATGCCTGTGTTCGTCATCCTGAGCCTTCTCAACTCCATGGGGACGGACGGCACCTTTGGAAACGAGGACACAGACAAATCAGTTCTTTCGAACATCGGGAAAGCCATCAGCCCTGTCCTCGCTCCCATGGGGCTTACGGAGGAAAACTGGCCTGCGACAGTGGGGATCTTCACCGGGATCTTTGCCAAGGAGGCAGTGGTCGGGACACTTGATTCCATCTACACCCAGATAGGCATGGCGGAGAAATCAGAAGAGTCGGCCGAAGAGGAGGAGGCCTTTGACTTTTGGGGCGGCATCAAGGAGGCCTTCGCCTCCATACCTGCCAATCTTGCCGACCTTGGAGGCGCCCTCCTTGACCCCCTTGGGATCTCTGTGGGGGATGTGAGCTCGGTAGAGACCGCTGCCGAGGAGCAGGGCGTGAGCACGGGCACCTTCGGGGCCATGGTACGTCTCTTTGACGGAAGGATCGGCGCACTTGCCTATCTTCTTTTCATCCTCCTCTATTTCCCATGTGTAGCTGCCATCGCTGCGGTTTACCGGGAGACAAACCTGGGCTGGACCGTCTTTGCCGGTGCATGGACCACGATCCTTGCCTATGTCGCTGCAACCGGGTTTTACCAGGTTGCGACCTTCGCCCGGCATCCCGTCGGGTCTCTCGCCTGGTTAGCGGGTGAGGCCCTGTTTTTTGTTGCTGTCATCGTCTTTCTGAGGCAGATCGGCAGAAAGGAGACCAGGCTGGGACTTGCTGTCGAACCGTGCCTGGAACGCTCCTGA
- a CDS encoding metal-dependent transcriptional regulator, whose amino-acid sequence MNATAVHKDLSESLEDYLEAILSIVSAKGAAKARDIAHRLNVNNSSVTGALKALAERGMVNYAPYDLVTLTEKGADIARDVTKKHVALRDFFHKVLLIDIGEADEAACKMEHYMSPVLLDRFIRFTRFVEECPRGGDKWLERFNAICHDLEKKDDCEACIVTCLNEYRRSKGLRGRRRVTGTRQSCEQKGEKE is encoded by the coding sequence ATGAATGCCACTGCCGTACACAAGGACCTTTCCGAAAGTCTCGAGGACTATTTGGAGGCCATTCTCTCGATCGTCTCGGCCAAGGGGGCGGCAAAGGCCAGGGACATAGCCCATCGTCTAAACGTCAACAACTCTTCTGTTACCGGCGCGCTCAAGGCCCTTGCGGAAAGGGGCATGGTGAACTATGCCCCGTACGATCTCGTAACCCTCACGGAAAAAGGGGCGGATATAGCCAGGGATGTGACGAAAAAACACGTTGCGCTTCGGGATTTTTTCCATAAGGTCCTTCTGATTGATATTGGAGAGGCGGATGAAGCCGCCTGCAAGATGGAGCACTATATGTCGCCGGTCCTCCTGGATAGATTCATCCGCTTCACAAGGTTCGTAGAGGAATGTCCAAGGGGTGGAGACAAATGGCTCGAGCGCTTCAATGCCATCTGTCACGACCTCGAGAAGAAAGACGACTGCGAGGCCTGTATCGTAACATGTCTCAATGAATACAGAAGATCCAAGGGGCTGCGCGGCAGGCGAAGGGTGACAGGGACACGGCAGTCATGTGAACAAAAAGGGGAAAAGGAATAG
- a CDS encoding FeoA domain-containing protein, with translation MERSLAEVRDRKVMIVRVEAGSGLTSRLLAMGLVPGVHVDVISNPKGCGPLVLGINGSRLIIGKGAAKKIRVA, from the coding sequence ATGGAAAGAAGTCTTGCTGAGGTAAGGGACAGGAAGGTCATGATCGTCCGTGTGGAGGCGGGAAGCGGTCTGACCTCCCGTCTTCTCGCCATGGGACTCGTACCAGGGGTACATGTGGACGTCATTTCAAATCCAAAAGGGTGCGGCCCTCTGGTGCTCGGGATCAATGGATCTCGCTTGATCATAGGAAAAGGGGCCGCCAAGAAAATCCGTGTCGCATGA
- a CDS encoding LbtU family siderophore porin: MKKAVPVIAMIAGLPLAQGAYAATDAELEARLERLTKQNMQLMQRVEELEKRLAASGSQEVPEASAREGEGGVTGFLSELENRLTLEGLVELGGVYQDVGKKGGGKEDRSDLTLTTVQLSANAAVNDWVNTEMVLLYEDSTFGEETSLEVDEAAVTFGNEERFPLSLSLGKMYVPFGALLTHFPDDPLWDSPVTLVFGETNEKAALLKLAWQGLSLSAYGFNGDVDDADSDNQVDSYGFDANFNYHAELELSPENPLWGKGERFRFEDVCGGFDALIGASYLSNLADTDGLEDALGLEEMEDRVGGFAAYLHLGYRALFFDAEYMTATEEFEPDELARLNGKGAQPSVWNFETGFNVCTFPDRVLEVALQYAGSDETEGLGFPGIPENRYGINFNQELFEDVTFSLGYAHDEYNDGTYDEDDREVEDRDIVFSQVAVEF; the protein is encoded by the coding sequence ATGAAAAAGGCCGTACCTGTCATCGCCATGATCGCCGGACTTCCGCTGGCCCAAGGGGCCTACGCTGCAACTGACGCGGAGCTCGAGGCAAGGCTTGAACGTCTCACCAAGCAGAACATGCAATTGATGCAGAGGGTGGAGGAGCTTGAAAAACGGCTTGCCGCCTCGGGGTCACAGGAGGTCCCTGAGGCCTCGGCCAGGGAAGGGGAGGGGGGAGTCACCGGATTCCTCTCTGAGCTCGAAAACCGGCTGACCCTTGAGGGACTCGTGGAGTTAGGAGGTGTCTATCAGGATGTGGGAAAGAAGGGGGGCGGCAAGGAGGACAGGAGCGATCTCACCCTCACCACCGTGCAGTTGTCGGCTAATGCCGCTGTGAACGACTGGGTGAACACGGAAATGGTCCTTCTTTACGAAGATTCCACGTTTGGAGAGGAGACGAGCCTCGAGGTGGATGAGGCAGCTGTCACCTTCGGGAACGAAGAAAGGTTCCCTCTTTCGCTCAGCCTCGGAAAGATGTACGTCCCCTTTGGGGCACTTCTGACCCATTTCCCTGACGATCCCCTCTGGGATTCGCCGGTCACCCTGGTCTTTGGAGAGACGAACGAGAAGGCCGCGCTCTTGAAGCTTGCCTGGCAAGGTCTTTCCCTTTCTGCGTACGGCTTCAACGGAGACGTGGATGATGCCGATTCGGACAACCAGGTGGACTCTTATGGGTTTGACGCGAATTTCAACTACCATGCAGAACTCGAGCTTTCCCCTGAAAATCCCCTCTGGGGCAAGGGTGAAAGGTTCAGGTTCGAGGACGTCTGCGGCGGCTTTGATGCCCTCATAGGCGCCTCGTACCTGTCTAACTTGGCAGATACGGACGGCCTCGAGGACGCCCTCGGGCTCGAGGAGATGGAAGACAGGGTAGGGGGATTTGCGGCCTATCTGCACCTGGGCTACCGGGCCCTGTTCTTCGACGCGGAGTACATGACTGCCACGGAAGAATTCGAGCCGGACGAACTCGCACGGCTGAACGGAAAGGGTGCCCAGCCGTCTGTCTGGAACTTTGAAACCGGATTCAACGTCTGCACCTTTCCGGATAGGGTCCTGGAGGTGGCACTCCAGTACGCCGGCAGTGACGAGACAGAGGGACTCGGCTTTCCTGGCATCCCCGAGAACCGATACGGTATCAACTTCAACCAGGAACTCTTCGAGGACGTGACGTTCTCCCTCGGATACGCCCATGACGAATACAATGACGGGACGTACGACGAGGACGATCGTGAGGTCGAGGACAGGGATATCGTCTTCAGCCAGGTGGCGGTGGAATTCTGA
- a CDS encoding histidine phosphatase family protein codes for MRRETVRFLLLRHGEVAAPPGVLYGQTDVPLSPRGEIQSREAACALTGAGICRIVASDLARCRFLADALGEAAGVPVETDPRLREVDFGKWSGLTWKEIDALEPGAFAARLRDFEDYRPPGGENIRDLADRTWQAVEGLMNETQGGTVAIVAHAGVNRVILARILGLPLARILTLAQDFCCANVVDIYPDGAATLRLLNGRPEHAGSMAFGASP; via the coding sequence ATGAGGAGAGAGACAGTCCGATTCCTCCTTTTGAGGCACGGGGAGGTGGCCGCCCCTCCAGGAGTCCTCTACGGGCAGACCGACGTACCCCTGTCACCCCGGGGAGAGATCCAGAGCCGGGAGGCGGCCTGCGCACTCACTGGGGCGGGGATCTGCCGAATCGTCGCGAGCGATCTTGCCCGCTGCCGGTTCCTTGCCGATGCCCTCGGAGAGGCAGCCGGGGTACCGGTTGAGACAGATCCAAGGCTTCGGGAGGTGGACTTTGGCAAGTGGTCCGGGCTCACCTGGAAGGAGATCGATGCACTGGAACCAGGGGCATTTGCCGCCAGGCTCCGGGACTTCGAGGACTACCGCCCCCCAGGCGGGGAAAACATCCGGGATCTGGCAGACCGTACCTGGCAGGCCGTAGAGGGCCTGATGAACGAGACGCAGGGAGGCACCGTGGCGATCGTTGCGCACGCCGGGGTCAACCGGGTGATCCTCGCCCGCATTCTGGGCCTTCCCCTTGCCCGCATCCTTACCTTAGCCCAGGATTTCTGCTGCGCGAACGTGGTCGACATCTACCCGGACGGGGCCGCGACCTTGAGACTCCTGAACGGCAGGCCTGAGCACGCAGGCTCGATGGCCTTTGGAGCGAGCCCGTAA
- the cobS gene encoding adenosylcobinamide-GDP ribazoletransferase: protein MVSVPTKNSNTSARSSNVSAPNGRNEVITGFLSAIQFLTIITLSPGLSVPEGGMGRTLAYFPLVGLILGLLTAGLAWAAGDLWPPAGIGVLAVIWLAFLTRGLHLDGLADTADAIGSNAPRERALEIMKDSRTGAYGAVAIVLVLLAKSRGFELLAEIEAWEAFILVPCLSRWGLCVLAVSSRYARADGGLGKAFVGAQNRWTLGISGPTALCAAWVLAGPVIAAWAVLGVGLLSLLCSAYFRRRLGGVTGDVLGAHVEVIEAVLVLAAYACAGNGVGI, encoded by the coding sequence TTGGTATCTGTCCCCACGAAAAACTCGAATACGTCCGCAAGGTCGTCCAACGTATCCGCACCGAATGGGAGGAATGAGGTCATCACCGGTTTTCTCTCGGCCATACAGTTTCTGACGATCATCACCCTGTCCCCCGGTCTTTCCGTCCCAGAAGGCGGCATGGGGCGCACACTTGCCTATTTCCCCCTTGTAGGCCTCATTTTGGGGCTACTCACAGCAGGGCTTGCATGGGCCGCTGGAGACCTCTGGCCCCCGGCCGGCATCGGGGTACTCGCCGTCATCTGGCTCGCGTTTCTCACCCGCGGGCTCCATCTCGACGGCCTCGCGGACACCGCGGATGCCATAGGGAGCAACGCACCGCGGGAGCGCGCCCTCGAGATCATGAAGGACAGCCGCACCGGCGCGTACGGGGCCGTGGCCATTGTCCTCGTGCTTCTTGCCAAGTCCCGCGGTTTCGAACTCCTCGCGGAGATCGAGGCATGGGAGGCATTCATCCTTGTCCCGTGTCTGTCGCGATGGGGACTCTGCGTCCTTGCCGTCTCATCACGATACGCCCGCGCCGATGGCGGTCTTGGAAAGGCATTTGTCGGGGCACAAAATCGATGGACACTTGGGATCAGCGGCCCCACCGCCTTGTGCGCCGCATGGGTCCTCGCAGGACCTGTAATCGCCGCCTGGGCCGTCTTGGGCGTCGGCCTCCTGAGCCTCCTGTGTTCTGCGTACTTTCGCCGCAGGCTCGGAGGAGTGACTGGTGACGTGCTCGGCGCCCACGTGGAGGTCATCGAGGCCGTCCTCGTCCTTGCCGCATACGCCTGCGCAGGGAATGGAGTAGGAATATGA
- a CDS encoding acetyl-CoA carboxylase carboxyl transferase subunit alpha/beta, with protein MLDRGKRLEELANRVQYLMDVKGGGEWGNLNELLDEIRFVQQSIYDHTEAAVFREIERIEERITFLEIRAADLLTPAEIVNIVRSPQRFTLTDILENVYDSYTELGGAGDCNVDPAVVAARATITRRVKNRLYRHQVMVIGHEKGRGEEYRNGGCAKPWGNAKALQYMKVAETEGIPIHFYIFTPGAYPTEDYPGAAQQIARNIYAMARLEVPMVSFISEGGSGGAEAIGLSDMRLMGSRGYYSVISPEGAAAIEGKIREGEKVPRELLEHCAAQLHITAEDNLRLGTIDRIVAEPPLGARREDYSFFHRLRYEMIRATDEVVLKTKSFRAFRAYALKAQASEKDVPEDFEVLVNWDLTEPEVERLLELRSQKYRAMGRGGYVEAKTGGIPVLRKARELASSGFYELKYGLLRPHQRNVQKVIEDVTGESSVFLRKVTSPVRAAYEFVFPAPEHPVPKSPIEGGEERSVFREEWETYVSPLANEDGTVTCPNAQKYGCLDLWIPDLYGEFSGVCPTCGHHFPLEYRWYLEHLFDKGSVREFNHHIHSTNPLGFEGFDARLEKDIKRTGRRSSMITCDARVGGIKLVLAMLFGDFRNGTVGSAEGEKFVRACDRARTTRRPLLAYVHTTGGIRIHEGTLGVTQMPKCTLAVREYIESGGLYIVVYDNNSYAGPVASFLGCSPYQFAIRSSRIGFAGPRVIRETTGQDVPPDYHSAKNALRRGHIQGIWDRREFRKNLLDALMTMGGSNLYYK; from the coding sequence ATGCTGGATAGAGGAAAACGACTGGAAGAGCTTGCCAATCGCGTCCAGTATCTCATGGACGTCAAAGGCGGGGGCGAGTGGGGAAACCTCAACGAACTCCTCGATGAGATCCGTTTCGTCCAGCAGTCCATCTACGACCACACAGAGGCTGCGGTCTTTCGCGAGATCGAACGTATCGAGGAACGGATCACCTTTCTCGAGATCCGTGCTGCTGATCTCCTTACTCCGGCCGAGATCGTGAACATCGTTCGAAGCCCTCAGCGGTTCACCCTCACTGACATCCTGGAAAACGTCTACGACTCATATACGGAGCTCGGGGGCGCAGGGGACTGCAACGTGGATCCGGCTGTGGTGGCAGCCCGTGCCACCATCACGCGAAGGGTGAAGAACAGGCTCTACCGGCACCAGGTCATGGTGATCGGCCATGAAAAGGGACGGGGAGAGGAATACCGAAACGGCGGCTGCGCCAAGCCGTGGGGGAACGCCAAGGCCCTCCAGTACATGAAGGTCGCAGAGACAGAAGGGATTCCCATCCACTTTTACATCTTCACCCCTGGAGCCTATCCTACCGAGGACTATCCGGGCGCTGCACAGCAGATTGCGAGAAACATCTACGCCATGGCACGGCTCGAGGTCCCTATGGTCTCCTTTATCTCAGAGGGCGGATCAGGCGGGGCCGAGGCGATCGGGCTCTCGGATATGCGACTCATGGGCTCCAGGGGGTACTATTCCGTGATCTCCCCTGAAGGGGCGGCGGCCATCGAAGGGAAGATCCGTGAAGGGGAGAAGGTACCGCGCGAACTCCTTGAGCACTGCGCAGCCCAGCTCCACATAACCGCCGAGGACAATCTCCGCCTCGGAACCATAGACCGCATCGTTGCCGAACCTCCCCTTGGCGCCCGCCGTGAGGACTACTCCTTTTTCCACAGGCTCCGCTACGAGATGATCCGGGCCACGGACGAGGTGGTGCTCAAAACCAAGAGCTTTCGCGCCTTCCGGGCCTATGCCCTAAAGGCCCAGGCTTCGGAAAAGGACGTGCCCGAGGACTTCGAGGTGCTGGTCAACTGGGATCTTACCGAGCCCGAGGTGGAGCGTCTTCTTGAGCTCCGGTCCCAGAAATACCGCGCCATGGGCCGAGGTGGATACGTCGAGGCAAAGACTGGCGGGATCCCCGTGTTGAGAAAGGCCAGGGAGCTCGCCTCCAGCGGATTCTATGAACTGAAATACGGCCTTCTCCGTCCACACCAGAGAAACGTCCAGAAGGTCATCGAGGATGTGACCGGAGAGAGCTCGGTCTTCCTCCGCAAGGTGACCAGTCCGGTGAGGGCAGCCTACGAATTCGTTTTCCCGGCGCCAGAACACCCTGTTCCCAAAAGCCCCATAGAGGGTGGAGAGGAACGCTCCGTATTCCGTGAGGAGTGGGAGACCTATGTGAGCCCGCTCGCCAACGAGGATGGGACCGTAACATGTCCGAACGCCCAGAAATACGGGTGCCTCGACCTCTGGATCCCCGACCTCTATGGGGAGTTTTCCGGGGTCTGCCCCACCTGCGGTCACCATTTTCCCCTGGAATATCGCTGGTATCTCGAGCACCTTTTTGATAAAGGATCCGTGCGGGAGTTCAATCATCACATCCACTCGACCAACCCTCTTGGGTTCGAGGGCTTTGATGCAAGGCTCGAAAAGGACATCAAGCGGACAGGCAGACGATCCAGCATGATCACCTGCGATGCCCGCGTCGGCGGGATCAAACTCGTGCTCGCCATGCTTTTCGGAGACTTCAGGAACGGGACCGTGGGCTCGGCCGAGGGGGAAAAATTTGTCAGGGCCTGCGACCGCGCCCGCACCACACGCCGCCCACTTCTTGCCTATGTCCACACGACAGGCGGCATCCGCATCCACGAGGGGACCCTCGGCGTCACCCAGATGCCCAAATGCACCCTGGCGGTCCGGGAATACATCGAAAGCGGCGGCCTCTATATCGTGGTCTACGACAACAACTCCTACGCCGGACCAGTGGCAAGCTTTCTCGGCTGTTCCCCATATCAGTTCGCCATTCGATCCTCTCGCATCGGATTCGCCGGCCCCCGCGTCATCCGGGAGACAACGGGCCAAGACGTCCCGCCCGATTATCACAGCGCGAAGAACGCCTTGAGACGCGGCCACATCCAGGGGATCTGGGACAGGCGGGAATTCCGGAAAAATCTCCTCGACGCCCTCATGACCATGGGCGGCTCAAACCTTTACTACAAATGA
- a CDS encoding acetyl-CoA carboxylase biotin carboxylase subunit: MSSDRVLIANRGEIALRIMDACRDLGVDYVAVYTAEDEDSLHARIPLSESGGKKAYRISSYRDPNEIFMVADQAGCTAIHPGYGFFSENFRFARRAALRSRPVTFIGPRWEVIRDLGSKINTKRLAKSLGIPVIPGSDAPIYSEVEAEALAKEIFFIQREQGIQNPSILVKASAGGGGMGIEEVNHLDAFRRVYRRIQNYAKRQFGDEGVLIEQRLTDYHHLEVQLLCSKHGEVVHFGTRNCTIQNTGRQKRVEIAPGFDPAVFTYAFHAPSVLEKITEYSVRLARHVDYDSIGTWEWVVTRDGQPFLLEVNTRIQVENGISARIARISGRNGYPNLVREQIRLAFGERMGFSQKDISFEGTSIELRIVAEDAKRGFRPWCGTITRFDLPEDEFVTVFSHVPRDRPYRIPTEYDPNLALAIIWGEDTNKAKEIARRFISETRIEGEGGITTNLDYLRERIEDVFVF; this comes from the coding sequence ATGAGTAGTGATCGGGTCCTCATCGCCAACAGGGGGGAAATCGCCCTCCGCATCATGGATGCCTGCCGGGATCTTGGAGTAGACTATGTGGCCGTTTATACCGCTGAGGACGAAGATTCCCTCCACGCCCGAATACCTCTATCCGAGAGCGGCGGGAAAAAGGCCTACCGGATCTCGAGCTACCGGGATCCCAACGAGATCTTCATGGTCGCGGATCAGGCAGGGTGCACCGCGATCCATCCCGGCTACGGTTTCTTTTCAGAAAATTTCCGCTTTGCCCGCAGGGCGGCCCTGAGATCTCGTCCTGTGACATTCATCGGCCCGCGATGGGAGGTCATTCGAGATTTGGGGAGCAAGATCAACACAAAGCGTCTTGCCAAATCCCTTGGCATTCCCGTCATCCCCGGTTCAGACGCCCCCATTTATAGCGAGGTCGAGGCGGAGGCCCTTGCAAAGGAGATCTTTTTCATACAGCGCGAGCAGGGGATCCAGAATCCGTCCATCCTCGTCAAGGCATCGGCAGGCGGCGGGGGCATGGGAATCGAGGAAGTGAACCACCTCGACGCCTTCCGTAGGGTCTATCGCCGAATACAGAACTACGCCAAGAGGCAGTTCGGGGACGAAGGCGTCCTCATCGAACAGCGCCTTACGGACTATCACCACCTGGAGGTCCAGCTGCTCTGCAGCAAACATGGAGAGGTGGTGCATTTTGGCACTCGAAACTGCACGATCCAGAACACGGGCCGTCAAAAGAGGGTGGAGATCGCCCCTGGCTTCGATCCGGCCGTCTTCACCTATGCATTCCATGCCCCATCGGTCCTGGAAAAGATAACTGAATACTCTGTCCGCCTTGCCCGACATGTTGATTACGACAGCATTGGGACATGGGAGTGGGTTGTGACCCGGGACGGACAGCCCTTTCTCCTTGAGGTGAATACGCGCATCCAGGTGGAAAACGGGATCTCTGCCCGAATTGCGCGGATCTCGGGAAGAAACGGGTACCCGAATCTCGTTCGCGAACAGATCCGCCTCGCCTTCGGTGAACGCATGGGATTTTCCCAGAAGGATATCTCCTTCGAAGGCACAAGCATCGAACTCCGGATAGTCGCAGAGGATGCCAAAAGGGGATTTCGCCCTTGGTGCGGGACTATCACTCGGTTCGACCTTCCGGAAGACGAATTCGTAACGGTCTTCTCCCACGTCCCCAGGGACCGTCCCTACAGGATACCCACCGAATACGACCCCAACCTTGCACTCGCCATCATCTGGGGGGAAGATACAAACAAGGCAAAGGAGATAGCCCGCCGTTTCATCTCGGAGACCCGAATAGAGGGAGAAGGCGGAATCACGACAAATCTCGATTATCTCCGCGAGCGAATTGAGGACGTCTTTGTCTTTTGA